The Halosimplex litoreum genome has a window encoding:
- a CDS encoding phytoene desaturase family protein, translated as MVGLSGRADGESVTVVGGGVGGLSTAAYLADAGADVTLVEKNDQLGGRASRLEADGFRFDMGPSWYLMPDVFERFFAHFGKAPSDYYDLERLDPHYRIFFKNEGIGAGDGEQVDIAADRSKNRELFESIEPGAGEAFDEYLATSERHYETAMEKFVYEDRSSLRDWVDLDVMRAAPIGIKLMRSMQGHVDNYFENPKLQQIMQYTLVFLGGSPRNTPALYNMMSHVDFNMGVYYPVANEADENGDHPGGIGVVVDAFVDLCRELGVDFETGVEVDEITRRKRGFLVADETGAERRPDRVVVNADYAHAEQELLPEHERQYDDGYWDDRTYAPSAYLLYLGVEGDVPELAHHTLVLPDDWDPHFEKIFDDPAWPDEPAYYLCVPSKTDDTVAPEGHSNLFVLVPIAPGLEDSPARRDRYREQILDDVADHTGTDLRDRIVFEEDFCVSDFVDRYNATAGTALGLAHTLRQTALLRPPNRSDAVEGLYFTGSFTTPGIGVPMCLISGQHTAQALVDDVN; from the coding sequence ATGGTAGGTCTATCGGGACGGGCGGACGGCGAGTCTGTGACGGTGGTCGGCGGCGGCGTCGGCGGTCTCTCGACGGCGGCGTACCTCGCCGACGCCGGGGCGGACGTGACGCTCGTGGAGAAAAACGACCAACTAGGCGGGCGGGCGAGTCGCCTCGAAGCCGACGGCTTCCGCTTCGACATGGGTCCCTCGTGGTATCTCATGCCCGACGTGTTCGAGCGCTTCTTCGCCCACTTCGGGAAGGCCCCGAGCGACTACTACGACTTGGAACGGCTCGACCCGCACTATCGGATCTTCTTCAAAAACGAAGGCATCGGTGCCGGCGACGGCGAGCAGGTCGATATCGCCGCCGACCGGTCGAAGAACCGCGAGCTGTTCGAGTCCATCGAGCCCGGCGCGGGCGAGGCCTTCGACGAGTACCTCGCGACGAGCGAACGCCACTACGAGACGGCGATGGAGAAGTTCGTCTACGAGGACCGCTCGTCGCTGCGGGACTGGGTGGACCTGGACGTGATGCGCGCGGCGCCCATCGGGATCAAGCTCATGCGGTCGATGCAGGGCCACGTGGACAACTACTTCGAGAACCCCAAGCTCCAGCAGATCATGCAGTACACGCTCGTGTTCCTCGGGGGGTCGCCCCGCAACACGCCGGCGCTGTACAACATGATGAGCCACGTCGACTTCAACATGGGCGTGTACTACCCCGTGGCCAACGAGGCCGACGAAAACGGCGACCACCCGGGCGGCATCGGCGTCGTCGTCGACGCGTTCGTCGACCTCTGTCGGGAACTCGGCGTGGACTTCGAGACCGGCGTCGAGGTCGACGAGATCACCCGCCGCAAGCGCGGGTTCCTCGTCGCCGACGAGACGGGCGCGGAGCGCCGACCGGACCGCGTGGTCGTCAACGCCGACTACGCCCACGCCGAGCAGGAACTGCTGCCCGAGCACGAGCGGCAGTACGACGACGGCTACTGGGACGACCGTACCTACGCTCCCTCGGCGTACCTCCTCTACCTCGGGGTCGAAGGAGACGTGCCCGAACTGGCCCACCACACCCTCGTCCTCCCGGACGACTGGGACCCGCACTTCGAGAAGATCTTCGACGACCCGGCCTGGCCCGACGAGCCGGCGTACTACCTGTGCGTGCCGTCGAAGACCGACGACACCGTGGCGCCGGAGGGCCACAGTAACCTGTTCGTCCTCGTGCCCATCGCGCCCGGACTGGAGGACTCGCCCGCACGACGCGACCGGTACCGGGAGCAGATCCTCGACGACGTGGCCGACCACACCGGGACCGACCTCCGGGACCGGATCGTCTTCGAGGAGGACTTCTGCGTCTCCGACTTCGTCGACCGCTACAACGCGACGGCGGGGACGGCCCTGGGGCTTGCGCACACGCTCCGCCAGACCGCGCTCCTGCGACCGCCGAACCGCTCGGACGCGGTCGAGGGGCTGTACTTCACTGGCTCGTTCACGACCCCCGGGATCGGCGTCCCGATGTGTCTCATCAGTGGCCAGCACACTGCCCAGGCGCTCGTCGATGACGTGAACTAA
- a CDS encoding prenyltransferase, translated as MASLTARLGALAPPDTTVGYLLRLSRPRFWLYLAGPAMVGTVFAAGTTDALFTPLTVVLAAYFLVPANVFLYGVNDVFDADIDVENPKKEDKEVRYRGSRAVVAAVLASGVFGIAILPVLPTEAVFAMLAFLALSVQYSAPPFRFKTTPLLDSLSNGLYVLPGVVAYATVAGAFPPTLAVAGAWLWTMAMHTFSAVPDIEPDRAAGIETTATLLGEGPTYAYCAVVWAAAAAVFWLVHPYWGGLLAVYPVFTAGVALTDVSVDRAYWWFPFLNTAVGTLLTMGGLWVILYGA; from the coding sequence ATGGCTTCGCTGACCGCACGCCTCGGCGCGCTCGCACCGCCCGACACCACCGTCGGGTATCTCCTGCGGCTCTCGCGGCCGCGGTTCTGGCTGTACCTGGCCGGGCCGGCGATGGTCGGGACCGTCTTCGCTGCGGGCACGACCGACGCGCTGTTCACGCCGCTGACCGTCGTGCTGGCCGCGTACTTCCTCGTTCCCGCGAACGTCTTTCTCTACGGCGTCAACGACGTGTTCGACGCCGACATCGACGTCGAGAACCCCAAGAAAGAGGACAAGGAGGTCCGCTACCGGGGGAGTCGCGCGGTCGTCGCCGCCGTGCTGGCGAGCGGCGTCTTCGGGATCGCGATACTGCCGGTCCTCCCCACAGAGGCCGTCTTCGCGATGCTGGCCTTTCTCGCCCTGTCGGTCCAGTACAGCGCGCCACCGTTCCGGTTCAAGACGACCCCGCTGCTCGATTCGCTGTCGAACGGGTTGTACGTCCTCCCGGGCGTGGTGGCGTACGCGACCGTCGCCGGGGCGTTCCCGCCGACGCTGGCGGTCGCCGGTGCGTGGCTGTGGACGATGGCGATGCACACGTTCTCGGCCGTCCCGGATATCGAACCGGACCGCGCCGCGGGCATCGAGACGACCGCGACCCTCCTCGGCGAGGGGCCCACCTACGCCTACTGCGCGGTCGTCTGGGCGGCAGCCGCGGCGGTGTTCTGGCTGGTCCACCCCTACTGGGGCGGCCTGCTCGCCGTCTACCCCGTGTTCACCGCCGGCGTCGCGCTGACCGACGTGTCGGTCGACCGGGCCTACTGGTGGTTCCCGTTCCTGAACACCGCCGTCGGAACGCTGTTGACGATGGGCGGGCTCTGGGTGATCCTCTATGGCGCCTGA
- the cruF gene encoding bisanhydrobacterioruberin hydratase, with the protein MAPDWVESAGWPTSGSIDRGRIEARLDRLVRLNRFTIAVVFPVTGAVLLLASALGWFATAVAALPAPLASGLAWLPEALAFNPWLVLVGVVVMRLPLVAGVAPLLDRRATLALVALAAYAYGIEFVGVTTGWPYGAFEYGVALGPMAGGVPLALPVFFFPLVLNSYLLCLLLLGDLARSPWVRLPVVVATIVGIDLVLDPGAVALGFWAYDGGGAFYGVPWSNYAGWVLSATVAVGAFDWGLDREALLARLEACPFMLDDMVSFVILWGGINAAFGNWLPVALAGLFGLGLVVTDRFDVPTRPRWVQ; encoded by the coding sequence ATGGCGCCTGACTGGGTCGAGTCGGCCGGCTGGCCCACTTCCGGGTCGATCGACCGTGGCCGGATCGAAGCCCGTCTGGACCGCCTCGTCCGTCTGAACCGGTTCACGATCGCCGTCGTCTTTCCCGTCACCGGGGCCGTCCTCCTGTTGGCCAGCGCGCTCGGGTGGTTCGCCACCGCGGTCGCGGCGCTCCCCGCACCGCTCGCGAGCGGGCTCGCGTGGCTACCCGAGGCGCTGGCGTTCAACCCCTGGCTCGTCCTCGTCGGCGTCGTCGTGATGCGCCTGCCGCTCGTCGCGGGCGTCGCGCCGCTTCTCGACCGGCGGGCGACCCTCGCGCTGGTCGCGCTGGCGGCCTACGCCTACGGGATCGAGTTCGTCGGGGTCACGACCGGGTGGCCCTACGGCGCCTTCGAGTACGGCGTCGCGCTGGGCCCGATGGCCGGCGGCGTCCCGCTCGCGCTGCCCGTCTTCTTCTTCCCGCTCGTGCTCAACAGCTACCTGCTCTGTCTGCTCCTGCTCGGTGACCTGGCCCGCTCGCCGTGGGTCCGTCTCCCGGTCGTCGTCGCGACGATCGTCGGCATCGACCTGGTGCTGGACCCGGGCGCCGTCGCGCTGGGCTTCTGGGCGTACGACGGCGGCGGCGCCTTCTACGGCGTCCCCTGGAGCAACTACGCCGGCTGGGTACTCTCGGCGACGGTCGCCGTCGGCGCCTTCGACTGGGGGCTGGACCGCGAGGCGCTGCTCGCCCGGTTGGAGGCCTGTCCGTTCATGCTCGACGACATGGTGAGCTTCGTGATCCTGTGGGGCGGGATCAACGCCGCGTTCGGCAACTGGCTCCCGGTCGCGCTCGCGGGGCTGTTCGGGCTCGGCCTCGTCGTCACCGACCGCTTCGACGTGCCGACGCGGCCGCGGTGGGTACAGTAG
- a CDS encoding HAD family hydrolase, whose amino-acid sequence MTYDTVVFDNDGVLVGRTRFDVLQEATEETFAQFGVSDPDPDHVEDMTIGATPEQVNSVCDTYGFEPAQFWRARDSTVSGAQQDEARAGRKTPYGDIDTLADLDVATGIVSSNQQETVDFLLDHFDLGAHFDTAYGREATLESLTLRKPNPHYIERALSDLDADSALFVGDNESDIRAAENAGIDSAFIRRPHRSDWDLNVWPTWDIDSLERLHDICR is encoded by the coding sequence ATGACGTACGATACCGTCGTATTCGACAACGACGGTGTCCTCGTGGGCCGAACGCGGTTCGACGTCCTCCAGGAGGCGACCGAGGAGACGTTCGCGCAGTTCGGTGTGTCCGACCCGGACCCCGACCACGTCGAGGACATGACGATCGGAGCGACTCCCGAACAGGTCAACAGCGTCTGCGATACCTACGGCTTCGAGCCGGCGCAGTTCTGGCGCGCCCGCGACAGCACCGTCTCGGGCGCACAGCAGGACGAGGCCCGGGCCGGACGGAAGACCCCCTACGGCGATATCGACACGCTGGCGGATCTGGACGTGGCGACGGGGATCGTCAGCTCGAACCAGCAGGAGACGGTCGATTTCCTCCTCGACCACTTCGACCTGGGCGCCCACTTCGACACCGCCTACGGCCGCGAGGCGACCCTCGAGAGCCTCACGTTACGGAAACCGAACCCCCACTACATCGAGCGGGCCCTGTCGGACCTCGACGCCGACTCGGCGCTGTTCGTCGGCGACAACGAGTCCGACATCCGCGCCGCCGAGAACGCCGGCATCGACTCGGCGTTCATCCGCCGCCCCCACCGCTCCGACTGGGACCTGAACGTCTGGCCCACCTGGGACATCGACTCGCTCGAGCGGCTCCACGACATCTGTCGGTAG
- a CDS encoding DUF7571 family protein encodes MQPCQNCQTVIDEYTLDKQLEPLRELTVDDFNLCGDCVTIADGACVECGGAVYVPRNEDARPDFCPACRSDRIERTGRDPGWHLESPSTT; translated from the coding sequence ATGCAACCGTGCCAAAACTGTCAGACGGTCATCGACGAGTACACCCTGGACAAACAACTCGAACCGCTACGAGAGCTGACAGTCGACGATTTCAACCTCTGTGGCGACTGCGTGACGATCGCCGACGGCGCGTGCGTGGAGTGCGGCGGCGCGGTCTACGTCCCCCGGAACGAGGACGCCAGACCGGACTTCTGCCCGGCGTGTCGGTCCGACCGCATCGAGCGGACCGGTCGGGACCCCGGCTGGCACCTCGAATCGCCCTCGACGACCTGA
- a CDS encoding GNAT family N-acetyltransferase has protein sequence MPGPVFIEGATVDLRTIEDEDIAFLREGSHHPRVRRYAGPDAPVGGDDYESRLFDRMDGPDAVELLVCDGDEPVGDVSLAPIDDRRGWANLGYWIHPDHQGEGYATEAARLVVDHGFAALGLHRISATIHAGNGASERVVEKLGFSHEGTKRDDDFVNGEYVDREVYAVLREEWDG, from the coding sequence ATGCCGGGACCTGTTTTCATCGAGGGCGCGACGGTCGATCTGCGGACCATCGAAGACGAGGATATCGCGTTCCTCCGCGAGGGATCGCATCACCCGCGCGTCCGGCGCTACGCCGGTCCGGACGCACCGGTCGGCGGCGACGACTACGAGTCGCGTCTCTTCGACCGGATGGACGGCCCCGACGCCGTCGAGTTGCTCGTCTGCGACGGCGACGAACCGGTCGGCGACGTGTCGCTGGCACCGATCGACGACCGGCGCGGCTGGGCCAATCTCGGCTACTGGATCCACCCCGACCACCAGGGCGAGGGGTACGCCACCGAGGCGGCGCGGCTGGTCGTCGACCACGGATTCGCGGCGCTCGGGCTCCACCGTATCTCGGCGACGATCCACGCCGGCAACGGGGCCTCGGAGCGAGTCGTCGAGAAGCTGGGGTTCTCCCACGAGGGCACCAAGCGCGACGACGACTTCGTGAATGGGGAGTACGTCGACCGCGAGGTGTACGCCGTCCTCCGCGAGGAGTGGGACGGGTAG
- a CDS encoding rhodanese-like domain-containing protein gives MSAIRPSELAERLESGSTDRPFVLDIRPTPSYRSDAIDGSHSLPVYDELRRGEEGALLDRLEEVPADRDVVVVCKMGIVAKKATGLLVDEGYDAATLLGGMSGWNGYHEGSLTYRLRSLIWRLR, from the coding sequence ATGAGCGCGATCCGTCCGTCGGAACTCGCCGAGCGACTCGAATCGGGATCGACCGACCGGCCGTTCGTCCTTGATATCCGCCCAACCCCGTCATATCGCTCGGACGCGATCGACGGGAGTCACAGTCTCCCGGTGTACGACGAGCTGCGTCGGGGAGAGGAGGGTGCCCTGTTGGACCGGCTGGAGGAGGTGCCGGCCGACCGCGACGTGGTCGTCGTCTGCAAGATGGGCATCGTCGCGAAGAAAGCGACCGGGCTGCTCGTCGACGAGGGGTACGACGCGGCGACGCTACTCGGCGGGATGAGCGGCTGGAACGGGTATCACGAGGGGTCGCTCACCTACAGGCTCCGGTCGCTGATCTGGCGGTTACGGTAG
- a CDS encoding PAS domain-containing protein: MSGTDAGPNDRIRREALERVSDGIVALDEGFRYTYVNHRAEQILGCDEEAVLGECMWDVFPETRGTATEENLRAAATSGEQRSFERYNAALELWFDVRVYPDDSGLTVHFTDVTERKVYERELRASTRKLTALVESTSEAIYIKDRDGRYQFVNEAAADVFGHDPETVVGRTDEGLFDPESAAEIRELDDRIVEGDERDSRETVRYIDGVEHVFLDDKYPYHDEDGDVVGVMGISRDITDRKRRSRRLEALTEEYEAIFETAGDAIFLVDVEPGRGDGVGGAEAEEADYEFRFQRLNPSHEDTTGLTTDAVRGKTPREVLGEDLGAEVEANYHRCAETREPITYDEELELPEGRFVWETNLAPVVVDGRVARIVGIARDVTERVEQERELRRKNDRLDEFASVISHDLRNPLNVAQGRAAMLDRHCGGEALEHLEPTLEALDRMEAIVEDTLTLARQGETVGETDRIPLRALASQCWDLVETADATLDVESGVAIEGDRERLRHVFENLFRNAVEHGGPDVTVRVGRTDDGTVFVEDDGPGIDQADRGRVFEPGHTSVDGGTGFGLTIVRRIAQAHDWTVAVGDGPDGGARFELDGVDAPAG, encoded by the coding sequence ATGAGTGGCACGGATGCCGGTCCGAACGACCGGATCCGACGGGAAGCGCTCGAGCGGGTAAGCGACGGCATCGTCGCGCTGGACGAGGGGTTTCGGTACACGTACGTCAACCACCGTGCCGAGCAGATCCTCGGCTGCGACGAGGAGGCGGTGCTCGGCGAGTGCATGTGGGACGTGTTCCCGGAGACACGGGGGACGGCTACCGAAGAGAACCTCAGAGCCGCCGCAACGTCGGGCGAGCAACGCAGTTTCGAGCGGTACAACGCGGCGCTGGAGCTGTGGTTCGACGTCCGTGTCTACCCGGACGACAGCGGCCTGACCGTCCACTTCACGGACGTCACCGAACGCAAAGTGTACGAACGCGAGCTTCGCGCGTCGACCCGAAAGCTGACCGCGCTCGTCGAGAGCACCTCGGAGGCGATCTACATCAAGGACCGCGACGGGCGATACCAGTTCGTCAACGAGGCGGCGGCGGACGTGTTCGGGCACGACCCGGAGACGGTCGTCGGACGGACCGACGAGGGGTTGTTCGACCCGGAGAGCGCCGCCGAGATCCGCGAACTGGACGACCGGATCGTCGAAGGCGACGAGCGGGACTCGCGTGAGACGGTCCGATACATCGACGGCGTCGAACACGTCTTCCTCGACGACAAGTACCCCTATCACGACGAGGACGGCGACGTGGTCGGTGTCATGGGGATCAGTCGCGACATCACCGACCGAAAACGGCGTTCGCGCCGTCTCGAGGCGCTCACCGAGGAGTACGAGGCCATCTTCGAGACAGCAGGCGACGCCATCTTCCTGGTCGACGTCGAACCCGGCCGGGGAGACGGGGTCGGCGGTGCAGAGGCCGAAGAGGCGGACTACGAGTTCCGCTTCCAGCGGCTCAACCCCTCTCACGAGGATACGACCGGTCTCACGACCGACGCGGTCAGGGGGAAGACACCGCGGGAGGTGCTCGGTGAGGACCTGGGTGCGGAGGTCGAAGCGAACTACCATCGCTGCGCCGAGACGCGCGAGCCGATCACCTACGACGAGGAACTCGAGTTGCCCGAGGGCCGGTTCGTCTGGGAGACGAACCTCGCGCCGGTCGTCGTGGACGGTCGCGTCGCGAGGATCGTCGGGATCGCGCGGGACGTGACCGAGCGCGTCGAACAGGAGCGGGAACTCCGACGGAAGAACGACCGGCTCGACGAGTTCGCGAGCGTCATCTCCCACGACCTGCGCAACCCGCTGAACGTCGCCCAGGGGCGAGCGGCGATGCTCGACCGGCACTGCGGCGGCGAGGCGCTCGAGCACCTCGAACCGACGCTCGAGGCGCTCGACCGGATGGAGGCCATCGTCGAGGACACGCTCACGCTCGCCCGGCAGGGCGAGACGGTCGGGGAGACCGACCGAATCCCTCTCCGCGCGCTCGCGAGCCAGTGCTGGGACCTCGTCGAGACCGCCGACGCGACGCTCGACGTCGAGAGCGGGGTGGCGATCGAAGGGGACCGCGAGCGGTTGCGTCACGTCTTCGAGAACCTGTTCAGGAACGCGGTCGAGCACGGTGGGCCGGACGTGACCGTCCGGGTGGGACGGACCGACGACGGCACCGTCTTCGTCGAAGACGACGGCCCGGGGATCGACCAAGCGGACCGCGGACGGGTGTTCGAGCCGGGTCACACGTCGGTCGATGGCGGGACCGGGTTCGGGCTGACGATCGTCCGGCGGATCGCCCAGGCCCACGATTGGACCGTCGCCGTCGGCGACGGACCGGACGGCGGTGCACGGTTCGAGTTGGACGGCGTCGACGCACCGGCCGGCTGA
- a CDS encoding NADH:flavin oxidoreductase/NADH oxidase: MTDLFDPLELRDTTVPNRVMVSPMCQYSCDARDGRATEWHHVHLGSRAVGGAGLVVAEATAVEKRGRITPEDLGIWNDDQADALARTTRFVKEQGAVPGIQLAHAGRKASTSRPWDGSRPLYPDDGGWEVVGPSGDPWPYEDDDGERVDAPPTREMDQGDIEQVIDSFRTAAERARDAGFEVAEVHAAHGYLLHEFLSPVTNHRAGDYGGDFEGRTRLTREVTEAVREVWPDGKPVFVRISGTDWFDDRESWTVEQSARLADRLAGIGADLIDVSSGGIAPGSWPEQAGPNYQLPLAETVRETSESDIAVGTVGGITTPEQAQAVVANDRADLAIVGRQFLRDPYFGLRAADALDATDEVTGPPQYRRGFGF, encoded by the coding sequence ATGACAGACCTCTTCGACCCGCTGGAGCTTCGGGACACTACGGTCCCGAACCGGGTGATGGTCTCGCCGATGTGCCAGTACTCCTGTGACGCCCGCGACGGGCGTGCGACCGAGTGGCACCACGTTCACCTCGGGTCACGAGCCGTCGGTGGCGCCGGCCTCGTCGTGGCCGAAGCCACCGCCGTCGAGAAGCGCGGCCGGATCACCCCCGAGGACCTGGGGATCTGGAACGACGACCAGGCCGACGCGCTCGCGCGCACCACCCGGTTCGTGAAAGAACAGGGCGCCGTCCCGGGCATCCAGCTCGCTCACGCCGGTCGCAAGGCGTCGACAAGTCGCCCGTGGGACGGGAGCCGGCCGCTGTACCCCGACGACGGCGGCTGGGAAGTCGTCGGCCCGAGCGGCGACCCCTGGCCCTACGAGGACGACGACGGCGAGCGCGTCGACGCGCCGCCCACTCGCGAGATGGACCAGGGGGACATCGAGCAGGTGATCGACTCGTTCCGGACGGCCGCCGAGCGCGCCCGTGACGCCGGCTTCGAGGTCGCGGAGGTCCACGCCGCTCACGGCTACCTCCTCCACGAGTTCCTCTCGCCGGTGACGAACCACCGCGCGGGCGACTACGGCGGCGACTTCGAGGGCCGCACCCGGCTCACGCGGGAGGTCACCGAGGCTGTCCGGGAGGTCTGGCCCGACGGCAAGCCCGTATTCGTCCGGATCTCCGGCACCGACTGGTTCGACGACCGCGAGTCGTGGACCGTCGAGCAGTCCGCGCGGCTGGCCGACCGGCTGGCCGGTATCGGCGCCGACCTGATCGACGTGTCCAGCGGCGGGATCGCGCCCGGTTCCTGGCCCGAACAGGCCGGGCCGAACTACCAGCTTCCCCTGGCCGAGACGGTCCGCGAGACGTCCGAGAGCGACATCGCCGTCGGCACCGTCGGCGGGATCACGACGCCCGAGCAGGCCCAGGCGGTCGTCGCCAACGACCGCGCCGATCTGGCCATCGTCGGCCGGCAGTTCCTCCGCGATCCCTACTTCGGGCTGCGCGCGGCCGACGCCCTCGACGCCACCGACGAGGTCACGGGACCGCCGCAGTACCGTCGCGGGTTCGGTTTCTGA
- a CDS encoding phosphatase PAP2 family protein has translation MTALSTVFGRIGPVVTRGGRSDATDGLAIPVGQQLAADGLDAVLAVDRAAVDLVLAVRRPLLTKFMTSVTGIGSAASVAVLLGLFYLAGWKREFALAGVALVPTGIVVVTLMGAVQRPFPPSPVCMTGDTGMAPHSFPSGHAAAATVYALVARRSAVLPFAVVTGLAALVAVSRIYLGTHYLSDTVAGVAIGVGGFALALVVLDRFGDRLPPGFAGNH, from the coding sequence ATGACAGCGCTCTCTACAGTCTTCGGACGGATCGGGCCGGTCGTCACTCGTGGCGGTCGCTCGGACGCGACGGACGGGCTCGCGATACCCGTCGGCCAGCAACTGGCCGCCGACGGGCTCGACGCCGTGCTGGCGGTCGACCGAGCCGCCGTCGACCTGGTGCTGGCGGTCCGACGACCGTTACTGACGAAGTTCATGACCTCGGTCACCGGGATCGGGTCGGCGGCCAGTGTCGCGGTGCTACTGGGCCTGTTCTACCTGGCGGGTTGGAAGCGCGAGTTCGCGCTGGCGGGCGTCGCGCTGGTACCGACGGGTATCGTCGTCGTGACGCTCATGGGCGCGGTCCAGCGACCCTTCCCGCCGAGTCCGGTCTGTATGACTGGTGACACCGGGATGGCACCCCACTCGTTTCCGTCGGGCCACGCCGCCGCGGCGACGGTGTACGCGCTGGTCGCGCGTCGCTCGGCGGTGTTGCCGTTCGCGGTCGTCACGGGACTGGCCGCGCTGGTGGCGGTCTCGCGGATCTACCTCGGCACCCACTACCTCAGCGACACCGTGGCGGGCGTCGCTATCGGTGTCGGTGGGTTCGCGCTCGCGCTCGTCGTC